The following coding sequences are from one Canis lupus baileyi chromosome 19, mCanLup2.hap1, whole genome shotgun sequence window:
- the LOC140611453 gene encoding olfactory receptor-like protein OLF4 — protein sequence MQPNNDTWISEFFLLGFSEGPDWQPLVFGLFLSMYLITVFGNLLIILAISSDSHLHTPMYFFLANLSFVDICFTSTTVPKMLLNIQTQSKVITYAGCITQMYFFIIFSGLDIYLLAVMAYDRFVAICHPLHYMVIMNPRLCGLLVLVSWIISVLHSFLQTSMVLQLSFCTEVEIPHFFCELNHMIQLACSDIFLNNMMIYFAAVLLGGVPLAGVLYSYSKIVSCIHRISSAQGKHKAFSTCASHLSVVSLFYCTALGVYLSSAAPQSSYTSAVASVMYTVVTPMLNPFIYSLRNRNIKRALMKFSGLEAIKRPVVLLLKNFP from the coding sequence ATGCAACCAAACAATGATACATGGATATCAGAATTCTTTCTTCTGGGATTTTCAGAGGGACCAGACTGGCAGCCACTCGTATTTGGGCTTTTCCTCTCCATGTACCTGATCACTGTGTTTGGAAACCTGCTCATCATCCTGGCCATCAGCTCTGActcccacctccacacccccatgtacttcttcctcgcCAACCTGTCCTTTGTAGACATCTGTTTCACCTCTACCACTGTCCCCaagatgctgctgaacatccaGACTCAGAGCAAAGTCATCACCTATGCAGGCTGCATCACACAGATGTactttttcataatcttttcAGGGTTGGACATCTATCTCCTGGCTGTGATGGCTTATGACCGTTTTGTGGCCATCTGCCATCCCCTGCACTACATGGTCATCATGAACCCCCGGCTCTGTGGACTGCTAGTTCTGGTGTCCTGGATCATAAGTGTCTTGCACTCCTTTTTACAGACCTCAATGGTGTTGCAGCTGTCCTTCTGTACAGAGGTGGAAATCCCGCACTTTTTCTGTGAACTCAATCACATGATCCAACTTGCCTGTTCTGACATATTTCTTAATAACATGATGATATACTTTGCAGCTGTGCTCCTGGGGGGTGTTCCCCTGGCTGGGGTCCTTTACTCCTACTCTAAGATAGTTTCCTGCATACATAGAATATCATCAGCTCAGGGTAAGCATAAAGCATTTTCCACCTGTGCATCTCACCTCTCAgttgtctctttattttattgtacAGCCCTAGGAGTGTACCTTagctctgctgctccccagaGCTCCTACACAAGTGCAGTGGCCTCAGTGATGTACACAGTGGTCACACCTATGCTGAACCCCTTCATCTACAGCCTGAGGAACAGAAACATAAAGAGGGCTCTGATGAAATTCTCTGGGCTGGAAGCTATCAAAAGGCCAGTTGTCCTATTGCTGAAGAATTTCCCATAA